A single Halobacteriovorax vibrionivorans DNA region contains:
- the trmD gene encoding tRNA (guanosine(37)-N1)-methyltransferase TrmD: protein MNKIWVITLFPQFFDAFKSSGVIGKFLENEVEFETLYLGDFSPKSFKGVDSSPYGGGPGMVLRADVLEEAIKHILKTEKISKDELEIIYTSPRGTVFNNDNAKDLASSFQENRKQYVFICGRYEGIDERFIEQYVTRIYSLGDYVLSGGELAVMTITDAMLRFLPKALGNDQSAICDSFEDGLIEGPVYTRPSNFNGVKVPSVLTEGNHKLIDEFNQNKKLEFTKKYRPDLYKTYMRNKV from the coding sequence ATGAATAAAATATGGGTAATCACATTATTTCCTCAATTCTTTGATGCTTTCAAAAGTAGCGGAGTCATTGGAAAGTTTTTAGAAAATGAAGTCGAGTTTGAGACTCTTTATCTTGGTGACTTCTCTCCTAAAAGCTTTAAAGGTGTCGATAGTTCTCCTTATGGTGGTGGCCCAGGAATGGTTCTAAGAGCAGATGTTCTTGAAGAGGCCATAAAACATATTTTAAAAACTGAAAAAATCTCTAAAGATGAATTAGAAATTATTTATACTTCTCCTCGAGGTACAGTTTTTAATAATGATAATGCAAAAGATTTAGCGTCTTCATTTCAAGAAAATAGAAAGCAATACGTATTTATATGTGGCCGCTATGAAGGAATTGACGAGCGCTTTATTGAGCAATATGTAACACGAATTTATTCACTTGGTGATTATGTTCTATCAGGTGGAGAACTTGCTGTTATGACTATTACCGATGCAATGCTTAGGTTTTTACCAAAAGCATTAGGTAATGATCAAAGTGCAATTTGTGATTCATTTGAAGATGGACTTATTGAAGGGCCAGTTTATACAAGGCCTTCAAACTTTAATGGTGTGAAAGTACCAAGTGTTTTGACTGAAGGTAATCACAAGCTTATTGATGAATTTAACCAGAATAAGAAATTAGAATTTACAAAAAAGTATAGGCCTGATCTTTATAAGACCTATATGAGAAATAAAGTTTAA
- a CDS encoding porin, which translates to MKKIVSAAAVCVVAIPTMAASIEMPTIYGKINKAAIYTDQDSTGRTSFSGFADVDSSETRLGVKGKWDVENIQGTYVIEMGLNSSKDSNGTDYRIRMRQAAVGAKTSIGTFKAGQTYTPMDYVMLKTDVLSSTVASITGSDASARIDGAVSRLGMRYRTRTDMMSYETPSLGGLTFSLSTDRDNGMNNDSTDADYGPTHYTGLVKFDRQMGKVDMNLFAGYDTWAEDGEDNTYTLAGAKFGFGNFQLNAAYSIEENDAATKTEINRTYAGAQYTMNKNVFAVTYQLRDEKDAGNEYTQIAAHYRYMFTKKFDMSLTVLTYDVDETAGTQNEATMAAAGIQLKF; encoded by the coding sequence ATGAAAAAAATCGTAAGTGCTGCAGCGGTATGTGTTGTAGCTATCCCAACAATGGCAGCGAGTATTGAGATGCCAACTATTTACGGAAAAATTAACAAAGCAGCTATTTACACTGATCAAGATAGCACAGGAAGAACATCATTTTCAGGTTTTGCAGATGTAGACTCTTCTGAAACTCGTCTTGGTGTAAAAGGTAAATGGGATGTTGAAAACATCCAAGGTACTTATGTAATTGAAATGGGCCTAAACTCATCAAAGGACTCTAACGGTACTGATTATAGAATCAGAATGCGTCAAGCGGCCGTAGGCGCAAAAACTTCAATTGGTACATTTAAGGCCGGTCAAACATATACTCCAATGGACTATGTAATGCTAAAGACTGACGTTCTTAGCTCAACAGTAGCTTCAATTACAGGTTCTGATGCAAGTGCTAGAATTGATGGTGCCGTATCAAGACTAGGTATGAGATATCGTACAAGAACAGATATGATGTCATATGAGACACCAAGCCTTGGTGGACTTACTTTTTCTCTTTCAACTGATAGAGATAACGGTATGAATAACGACTCTACTGATGCAGATTATGGTCCAACTCACTACACTGGTCTTGTTAAGTTTGACAGACAAATGGGTAAAGTTGATATGAACCTATTTGCTGGTTATGACACTTGGGCAGAAGATGGTGAAGATAACACTTACACTCTAGCTGGAGCTAAGTTTGGATTTGGAAACTTCCAACTAAATGCTGCTTACAGTATCGAAGAAAATGATGCTGCAACAAAAACTGAAATCAACAGAACTTATGCAGGTGCTCAATACACGATGAATAAGAATGTATTTGCAGTAACTTATCAACTACGTGATGAAAAAGATGCTGGAAATGAGTATACACAAATTGCTGCTCACTACAGATATATGTTCACAAAGAAATTTGATATGAGCTTAACTGTTCTTACTTATGATGTTGATGAAACAGCTGGAACACAAAACGAAGCGACAATGGCCGCTGCGGGTATCCAACTTAAGTTCTAA
- the rimM gene encoding ribosome maturation factor RimM (Essential for efficient processing of 16S rRNA), with translation MENSENLILLGTATRPHGIKGAFVFNLENKDNSVLQKGVTFFAKPLNGSSIAKTGKELTVKSISFGNKVFAYLEGVDNRNVTEEMLPFEIYVDRSTLPETEEDEFYMADIIGLDVFDIEKDQVVGKVVKYFDNGAHIVLNTKINGKHVDIPFVDQFVKLVNLEENRVECLIPRLM, from the coding sequence ATGGAAAATTCAGAAAATTTAATTTTACTTGGCACTGCAACCCGACCGCATGGAATAAAGGGGGCCTTCGTCTTTAACTTAGAAAATAAAGATAATAGTGTCTTACAAAAAGGTGTTACATTTTTTGCAAAACCACTAAATGGAAGCTCAATTGCTAAGACTGGAAAAGAATTGACAGTTAAATCGATTTCATTTGGAAATAAAGTATTTGCCTATCTTGAAGGTGTTGATAACAGAAATGTAACTGAAGAAATGTTACCTTTTGAGATCTATGTTGATCGCAGTACATTACCTGAAACAGAAGAGGACGAATTTTATATGGCCGACATTATTGGCCTAGATGTTTTTGACATTGAAAAAGATCAAGTCGTTGGAAAAGTTGTAAAATATTTTGATAACGGTGCACATATTGTTTTAAATACAAAAATTAATGGAAAGCATGTTGATATTCCATTTGTTGATCAATTTGTTAAACTTGTTAATTTAGAAGAGAATCGTGTGGAATGCTTAATTCCACGTTTAATGTAA
- a CDS encoding RNA methyltransferase translates to MKDNIYLGLVHHPIKNKRGDIVTTSVTNLDIHDIARSCRTFGMKNYFIVTPLEAQHKLVKRILGHWEEDDAGVYNPDRQDALAIARLVNSVEEGINKIKEIEGVEPLICVTGANFESNNGVETDLINNARLDKRPIFLLFGTGWGLHAQVLERAHFALEPIFGGSADGYNHLSVRSAVAIYLDRLNSASESLK, encoded by the coding sequence ATGAAAGATAATATTTATCTCGGTTTAGTACACCACCCAATTAAAAATAAAAGAGGGGATATTGTTACAACTTCAGTAACAAATCTCGATATACACGATATTGCTAGAAGCTGTCGTACTTTTGGTATGAAGAATTACTTTATTGTGACTCCACTTGAGGCCCAACATAAACTAGTAAAAAGAATACTAGGACACTGGGAGGAAGATGATGCTGGAGTTTATAACCCAGATCGTCAAGATGCGCTGGCAATTGCTCGTCTTGTGAACTCTGTGGAGGAAGGAATCAATAAAATTAAGGAGATAGAAGGTGTTGAGCCTTTAATTTGTGTTACAGGTGCAAATTTCGAGTCAAATAATGGTGTAGAAACTGACCTGATCAATAATGCGCGCCTTGACAAAAGGCCTATCTTCTTGTTATTTGGTACAGGATGGGGTCTCCATGCACAAGTACTCGAACGGGCCCATTTTGCACTTGAACCAATTTTTGGTGGAAGTGCGGATGGATATAATCACCTGTCTGTTCGATCGGCAGTCGCAATCTATTTAGATCGACTGAATAGTGCCTCTGAGTCTTTGAAATAG